AAAAGGAACAGGACAGTCGGCGTTCATTCCTCAAGCACATGCTGGCGGGAACGGCGGCCGTTGCCGGGACTGCAGCCGTTGTCAGGTCGGTGAAGGCAAAATCGGTTTCGGTGGAGAATCATTGTGATGAAATTCTTTACCATGAGAGCGAAAGTTTTAAAAAATATTACAAAACGCTGCGCTAGTAATAACCGGTATGGCTGACCAGTAATCCGGGTTTTTGCAAACATTTTGCAAACAAAAGAACCTATTGAAAAGGAGAACAGTATAATGGCCAGAAGCAAAATAAGGAAAAATTCCGGGGGTGATATCACCGGCGGTGGTCCGAGGATGACCCTGAATCCGAAACTCGCCAGGCGATCGTTTTTAAAGTTGTCCGCGGCAACGGCAGCCTTGAGTGGAGTAGCAATGACCACTAGGCTGACAACCAGAGCAATGGCAGCAGACCGGAAGGAGCCGTACCTGGGATCAAAAAAGGTTCGGACAGTCTGTACATACTGTGCCGTGGGATGCGGAATAGAGGCTGAAGTCCATAACGGGGTGTGGGTACGTCAGGATATCGCCCAGGATCACCCAATTTCCCGTGGATCTCACTGCTGTAAAGGTGCGGGAGCGATCGATATGGTGACCAGTGAAAAAAGGCTGAAAAGCCCGATGAAACGGGTCAATGGAAAATGGACTACTCTCTCCTGGGATCAGGCTATTGATGAAATCGGTGCAAAACTGCTCGATCTCCGGGAAAAGGACGGACCTGACGCACTTCATTTTAACGGCAGCGCCAAGGTATCCAACGAGATGGCCTATCTGCACAGGAAATTTGCTGCCTTCTGGGGGACGAATAATATCGACCACCAGGCCCGAATCTGACACTCCACAACGGTGGCAGGTGTCGCCAATACTTGGGGTTACGGGGCAATGACCAACAGCCTGAATGATATCAGGCATGCAAAAAGCATGATCTTTATAGGCTCGAATGCAACGGAGGCCCATCCGGTTTCCATGCAGCATATTCTCCATGCAAAAGAGGTGAATAATGCACCACTTATCGTAGTTGATCCACGATTCACAAAACTCGCGGCCAAGGGAACGGATTATGTCCGTATTCGTCCCGGTACCGATGCAGCCTTTATGATGGGGCTGATTAATGCCATCATTACCAACGGCTGGGAAGACAAGGAATTTATCAGAACCAGGGTCGCGGGATATGAGGAAATGGCTGCAGTCGCCTCCCAATATACCCCGGAAGCTGTTGAAGAAATCACTGGTATTCCGGCTGCCGAGGTGACCAGAATTGCCGAGATTCTCGCCAATAATCGACCGACCAGTCTCACCTGGTGCATGGGTGGAACCCAGCATTCAATAGGTTCTTCCATAACGAGGACCTTCTGTATTCTTCAGTTGGTTCTCGGCAATATGGGAAAATCAGGTGGTGGAACCAATATTTTCCGAGGCCACGACAATGTTCAGGGTGCAACGGACATGTGCATTCTATCCCACAGCCTGCCGGCATACTACGGTCTGTCTGATGGGGCCTGGAAACACTGGTGCCGTGTCTGGGATGTGGATTATGACTGGATGGTTGGCAGGTTCCCGGCCAAGGAGTGGATGAATAAAAAGGGTTTTACTTTGGCCCGCTGGTATGAAGGGGTTCTTGGTGAAGAGAAGATAGAATCTCCCAGTGCAGTCAAGGCCATGATCCAGTGGGGCTGCGGTTCCAATTCCAACTCCCAGTATAATCGTGTGGTCAGGGCTCTGAATAAACTGGAGCTGCTGGTTATTGTTGATCCCTTCCCCACCATCGCCTCGGCAGTGACAAAAACGGACAACGTCTATATCCTGCCCTGTTCAAGTCAATACGAGACCTCCGGTTCCGTGACCTCCACATCCCGGCAGATTCAGTGGAGAAATAAAGTTGTAGAGCCGATCTATGATTCCAGGGATGATTACCAGATCATGGAACTGCTGGTGAAACGTCTGGGATTTGATAAAGAATTCTATAAGAATATCAGTCAGGTGCCGGAAGATATTACTTTGGAGCTGGGTTCAGGTTCTCTGACCATTGGTTATAATGGCCAAACTCCGGAACGGATCAAAAAACATATGGAGAACTGGCATACTTTTGATATTGATGATCTCCAGGCCAAAGGTGGACCGTGTGATGGGGAGTATTACGGGATGCCGTGGCCCTGCTGGACAACTGATCACCCGGGGACGCCCATTCTCTATGACGTATCCAAACCTGTTGCTCAAGGAGGTCTGCCCTTCAGGAACCGTTTCGGACTCAAGAAAAAGTACGATTCAAGCGGCAGAACTGAAAATCAGCTGGCGGCAGAAGGTGTATATAATCCGGGCAGCGAGGTCAAAGGCGGTTATCCTGAGTTCAAGGATGTTGTTCCTGGAACCAACTGGAAAACTGACCTTTCCCAGAAGACCTTGAAGGAGGCTATAAGAAGGGGAATGGCCCCATTCGGCAATGCGAGAGCTCGTTGTGTCGTCTGGAATTTTCCAGATCAGGTACCGATTCACCGTGAACCGCTTCATTCACCGCGACCGGACCTGATCGCCAAATATCCCACCTATGAGGACAAGCCGAATCATTATCGGGTACATACCCGCTACAAGAGCGAGCAGGATCCTGAACTTGTGAAAAAATATCCCTACGTTATTACCACAGGTCGAATGGTTGAACATATGGGTGGCGGAGCAGAGACGAGAAGTTCCAAATATCTTGCAGAACTTCAACCTGAAATGTACGTGGAAATCAATCCGCGTCTTGCCAATAATCTCGGAATTCGCAAAGGTGGCATGGTTATCATTGAATCACCTGAAGGTGCGAAGATTAAAGTCAAGGCCAAGCTCACCAAACGTGTTGACGAAAAGACGGTCTTTTTGCCATTCCATTTTGCCGGTACGCTTATGGGTGAATCGTATGAGAAGGATTACCCGGAAGGTCATGCCCCGTTTGCTGTCGGTGACCCCGGCAATGTCGTGACCAATTATGGCTATGACATCATCACCCAGATCCAGGCCACCAAGGATGGTCTGTGTAATATCACCCGCGCCTGATTGGTGCGTGGAGGAGGAATAAACAATGGCAAGAATGAAATTTTTGTGTGATGTGGAGCGGTGTATAGACTGCAGCGGTTGTGTTGTAGCCTGTAAAGAGGGCAATCATGTTCCGGTGGGTGTCAATCGTCGCCGTGTTATTACCCTGAAACAGGGCGAGCCCGGAGAGAAGTCAATTTCAGTTTCCTGTATGCATTGTTCCGATGCACCCTGTATTGCTGTCTGTCCGGTTGATGCCATCTACCAGCGTGCTGATGGAATTGTACTGGTGAATAAAAAAACCTGTATTGGTTGCGGTTACTGTTTTATGGCCTGTCCCTTCGGAGCACCACAGTTTCCCAAAGGCAATGTTTTTGGCGCAAGAGGTGCCATGGATAAATGTACATTCTGTGCCGGTGGTCCGGAAGAGACTTTCAGTAAAGAGGAGTACAAACTGTACGGCCAGAACCGGATTGCAGAGGGTAAACCACCCCTCTGTGCAGGAATGTGCGCAACTAAGGCCCTGCTGGCTGGCGATGCGGATGTCGTAGCAGATGTGTACCGCACCAGAGTGTTTCAGCGTGGTTCGGGTGTCAATGCCTGGGGCTGGAACAGGGCGTATAAAAAGAAATAGCCGGGTTGGTTTTCTGTTCCCACGATCCCAGTATGCCGGGATTTGTCGGGAACGGAAAACCGTCTCTTTGACTGGAGCATATTATGTGGAGAGCAATTCTGTCTCTGTTTCTGCTGGTGCTTTGTATACTGGCAGGAACAAATGCCTTTGCTTTGGAAGGGTACTCCTCTCCTGTACTGTCTGGAGAATCGGCTGCTGATTACTATCATCAGTTGATGACTTATATTACCGGGGACTGGCAGCAGTACGGTCAAATGTTTACGGCATTGCAGGGGGTGTGGTTCTGGAAGATTTTCCTTGCGGTCATTTCGATTATTCCCACTCTGTTCCTGATCCATTACCTGATAATCGGTGCCAAACGGTTTGCACATGACGGGGAGTATGTCTATTTTTTCAACCTCTTTAACCGGGTTGTTCATTTCTTTGCTGCGCTCTCATTTTCTTTACTGGTCATCACCGGATTGGCTGTAGTCTTCGGTTCCTTTTTCGGAGGTGGCGGTTTTGTCAAAATGGCAAGATATGTTCATCTTATTGCGGCTATGGTTTTTATCTTGCCGGGACTGCTCATGTTCCTCATGTGGTTTAAGGATATGTTACCGAAGTTGTACGATATCAGCTGGATGCTGATTCTTGGCGGGTATCTCAGTAAAAGGAAAAAACCTGTTCCGGCCGGAAAATTTAATGCCGGTCAAAAAATGTATTTCTGGCTTGCCACTGCCGGTGGTGGAATCATGGCCTATACAGGTTATCTGATCTGGGGATTTGGAGCAGATATTGACAGTATCCGTATTTCGATTATGGTTCATAATATTCTGGCAGCAGGGATTGTTGCCTTCTACCTGACCCATGTCTATATGTCCGTCTTTGCAATTGCCGGGTCCCTGGAGAGTATGAAGACCGGTTATAAACCGAAAGAAGAGGTGGATATCCTACACAGTAAATACGAATATGAATAAGTGTTTTTCCCTTGCAGAAAAAACCGGCTCTGCCCCAGGCAGCGGCCGGTTTTTTTATGCAACCTGAATTTTGTAATTGGCAATCTTGCAGGAGTTAAGTGCAAATTTGAAATTGCATTAACCAAAAAATTGAAATGGCAGACCTATGTTGAATTGTCAGAGGTCATGATATAAAGTAGGGAGGATAAGACTCTCAGTGTAAGTGATCAGGGGTACTGCATATTCACACGGTCGCAACTGCCCGCATAGATGGGCTATAGTGGCCAGTCACGCCTGCACGAATCTGCGGCTCTTCAGCTCATTTACAGGTTTGATGTGATGAAAACACAGAGTTGCAAATCCTGTGACCAATTACCTATCTGGACTGATGAGAAATGCGGGCTAATCTATATTAAGGAGAGGAAATGTCTGCAATTGTGACCTTTATAGGCTGGCACGACAGCGGTAAAACCACTCTTGCTTCGGCGGTGGTCAGTGAACTGAAAAAACTCGGATACCGCGTAGCGGTAATAAAATCCAGTAATGATTCAGGCCTGGAATTTGATACTCCGGGAACAGATACGTATAAACATAAGGAAGCCGGAGCGGACAGCGTTCTTTTCGTGGCGCCCGATCAGATGGTACTGCAGACCGGTTACAGCAATCTTTCCCTGACAACTTTGGCCCATCGCTATTTCCCGGATGTGGATATTGTTATCGGAGAGGGTTTTAAGACAGCCAGAAAGACAGCCAAAATTGAGGTGTGCAGGAATGTGGACCAGAAACTGCGTCGGGAGGTGCATGGTGTCATCGCTGTTGCCACAAATCTGGAGGGTGTGGCGGGAGACTATGTATTTCGCCTTGATGAAGCACCGGAAATTGCCGCATTTATAGAAAAAAGGTTTCTACTGCGAAAAGGTGCGCGCAGGCACAGGGAGCGTACGGCTCTGCTGGTTAATGGTCATAAAATTCCCATCAAGGATTATATCCAGGAAGCATTGGCCGAAACGGTGCATGGTTTTGTCAAAACCTTGAAAATCGGTCAGGACATTGAAGAGATCGAACTCCGTATCAGAATCCCAGGGGAATAATCATCACCTGTTCTGTCCCCGTTGACGTGATGCCAGTTCTTCTTCCTCCTGCAGAGCGGCAGCGGCTCCCGCACCTTCGGCAATGGTCTTGAGCTGGTTTTCAGGCAGAGGGTTGCCTCCGTTTGCATTTTGCAGGCCCGGAACGTCCACGATCACCTTCTTATGAGCATAGTAGATACCTTTTGCCACAAGGGCTTCGGTAATGCGTTTGTAGGCTTCCCGGCGTATGACAAAGTGAGTCCCGGGTTTGGCTGTAAACTTTACCCTGATGGTCATGACGGAGTTGGTGATTTGGTAGACCCCCTGGGATTTAACAGGTTGTATAAAATCCTTGCCAAGTTCCTCATCCTTCAGCATGGCCTGGCCGACTTTTTTAATGACCTTTCTGATCTGATCAATATTGGCATCGTAAGGAAAATCGAGGTTGAATTTTACAACCATTCCACCACGCATATAATTTGTAATCGCTCCAAGTTCACTATGGGGGACTATCTGCAACATTCCCCGGTGGTGCCTGAGCATTACATTTCTGAGAGTGATTGTTTCCACCGTCCCCGAAACTGATCCGGCGGTCAGGTATTCTCCCACCCGAAAGGCGTCATCCAGCAGAAAAAAGAAGCCGGAAAAAATATCAGCCACCAGTTTCTGGGCACCAAATCCCACGGCCAGCCCAATTACTCCGGCACCGGCAAGAAGAGGCCCGATATCCACACCCATGGAAGAGAGAATGGTCATGGTCACCATGACGACAAGGATGCTGCCGATGAATTTCCGAACCATGGGCAGCAGGGTGTAGGATCTGCCCCTGGTGGGCGCACTGCCGAATTCACCATCGCCGGAACTCTCTTCCTCTTCAGCCGGAAGTGTTTCCTGGATCTTTCTCTCTATCCAGGAGCTGATGAATCGCCAGAGAAAGAGGGCCAGGGCCATAATGATGACAGCGTCGAGCAGAACAGCAGTAAGATTGGATAAAAAAGGGATTTTTATGTTCCAGAGGCTTGCAAGCCAGATCAGGAGACTGATGAATACGCCGCTTCTGGCGAATTGATTTATTTTC
The DNA window shown above is from Desulfomarina profundi and carries:
- a CDS encoding twin-arginine translocation signal domain-containing protein, which codes for MKKEQDSRRSFLKHMLAGTAAVAGTAAVVRSVKAKSVSVENHCDEILYHESESFKKYYKTLR
- a CDS encoding molybdopterin-dependent oxidoreductase, whose translation is MTLNPKLARRSFLKLSAATAALSGVAMTTRLTTRAMAADRKEPYLGSKKVRTVCTYCAVGCGIEAEVHNGVWVRQDIAQDHPISRGSHCCKGAGAIDMVTSEKRLKSPMKRVNGKWTTLSWDQAIDEIGAKLLDLREKDGPDALHFNGSAKVSNEMAYLHRKFAAFWGTNNIDHQARIUHSTTVAGVANTWGYGAMTNSLNDIRHAKSMIFIGSNATEAHPVSMQHILHAKEVNNAPLIVVDPRFTKLAAKGTDYVRIRPGTDAAFMMGLINAIITNGWEDKEFIRTRVAGYEEMAAVASQYTPEAVEEITGIPAAEVTRIAEILANNRPTSLTWCMGGTQHSIGSSITRTFCILQLVLGNMGKSGGGTNIFRGHDNVQGATDMCILSHSLPAYYGLSDGAWKHWCRVWDVDYDWMVGRFPAKEWMNKKGFTLARWYEGVLGEEKIESPSAVKAMIQWGCGSNSNSQYNRVVRALNKLELLVIVDPFPTIASAVTKTDNVYILPCSSQYETSGSVTSTSRQIQWRNKVVEPIYDSRDDYQIMELLVKRLGFDKEFYKNISQVPEDITLELGSGSLTIGYNGQTPERIKKHMENWHTFDIDDLQAKGGPCDGEYYGMPWPCWTTDHPGTPILYDVSKPVAQGGLPFRNRFGLKKKYDSSGRTENQLAAEGVYNPGSEVKGGYPEFKDVVPGTNWKTDLSQKTLKEAIRRGMAPFGNARARCVVWNFPDQVPIHREPLHSPRPDLIAKYPTYEDKPNHYRVHTRYKSEQDPELVKKYPYVITTGRMVEHMGGGAETRSSKYLAELQPEMYVEINPRLANNLGIRKGGMVIIESPEGAKIKVKAKLTKRVDEKTVFLPFHFAGTLMGESYEKDYPEGHAPFAVGDPGNVVTNYGYDIITQIQATKDGLCNITRA
- the fdh3B gene encoding formate dehydrogenase FDH3 subunit beta — encoded protein: MARMKFLCDVERCIDCSGCVVACKEGNHVPVGVNRRRVITLKQGEPGEKSISVSCMHCSDAPCIAVCPVDAIYQRADGIVLVNKKTCIGCGYCFMACPFGAPQFPKGNVFGARGAMDKCTFCAGGPEETFSKEEYKLYGQNRIAEGKPPLCAGMCATKALLAGDADVVADVYRTRVFQRGSGVNAWGWNRAYKKK
- a CDS encoding formate dehydrogenase subunit gamma, with the translated sequence MWRAILSLFLLVLCILAGTNAFALEGYSSPVLSGESAADYYHQLMTYITGDWQQYGQMFTALQGVWFWKIFLAVISIIPTLFLIHYLIIGAKRFAHDGEYVYFFNLFNRVVHFFAALSFSLLVITGLAVVFGSFFGGGGFVKMARYVHLIAAMVFILPGLLMFLMWFKDMLPKLYDISWMLILGGYLSKRKKPVPAGKFNAGQKMYFWLATAGGGIMAYTGYLIWGFGADIDSIRISIMVHNILAAGIVAFYLTHVYMSVFAIAGSLESMKTGYKPKEEVDILHSKYEYE
- the mobB gene encoding molybdopterin-guanine dinucleotide biosynthesis protein B encodes the protein MSAIVTFIGWHDSGKTTLASAVVSELKKLGYRVAVIKSSNDSGLEFDTPGTDTYKHKEAGADSVLFVAPDQMVLQTGYSNLSLTTLAHRYFPDVDIVIGEGFKTARKTAKIEVCRNVDQKLRREVHGVIAVATNLEGVAGDYVFRLDEAPEIAAFIEKRFLLRKGARRHRERTALLVNGHKIPIKDYIQEALAETVHGFVKTLKIGQDIEEIELRIRIPGE